From Salvia splendens isolate huo1 chromosome 3, SspV2, whole genome shotgun sequence, a single genomic window includes:
- the LOC121797265 gene encoding beta-amylase 2, chloroplastic-like — protein MAINLSLTSTLLRVANSAPSPLSPIVIRGGPKVVQPCSGKLRSGTLKSALRCRAIVGQAAEEIKEDDDVSLHDPPSASPKNEQVQERDYTGTPYVPIFVMLPLGLINMECELVDPDNLINQLRILKSSNVDGVMVDCWWGIVEAHNPQKYNWSGYRKLFQIVRDLDLKLQVVMSFHECGGNVGDDVHIPLPKWIMEIGSKNPDIFFTDREGRRNHECLTWGIDKQRVLEGRNALEVYFDYMRSFRVEFNEFFEDGFISEIEIGLGACGELRYPSYPANHGWEYPGIGEFQCYDKYLMESLVKAAEARGHLIWGRAPNNAGSYNSKPQDTRFFCDGGEYNSLYGRFFLKWYSGVLVDHADRVLAMANIAFEETPIAVKLSGIHWWYKTASHAAELTAGFYNPANRDGYATIASVLKKHEATLNFTCVELRTLDQHEDFPEALADPEGLVWQVLNAAWDADIPVASENALPCYDKEGYNKILDIAKPFGDLDGRHLSAFTYLRLTPQLMEEQNFMEFERFVKRLHGEFVENVQPNHEEETEEEVTVD, from the exons ATGGCGATTAATCTTTCACTCACCTCTACGCTACTCCGCGTAGCGAATTCTGCTCCGTCGCCTCTCTCCCCGATTGTAATTCGCGGTGGCCCGAAAGTAGTTCAACCCTGTTCCGGAAAATTGAGAAGCGGTACTCTGAAATCTGCCCTTCGCTGTCGTGCAATAGTCGGACAAGCTGCGGAGGAAATCAAGGAAGATGATGACGTTTCGCTTCATGATCCGCCGTCTGCTTCTCCGAAGAACGAGCAG GTTCAGGAGCGAGACTATACTGGCACGCCTTATGTTCCTATCTTCGTGATGCTTCCT TTGGGACTCATCAATATGGAGTGTGAGTTGGTTGATCCTGATAACTTGATAAACCAACTGAGAATCCTTAAATCGAGTAATGTTGATGGTGTTATGGTTGATTGCTGGTGGGGCATAGTTGAAGCACATAACCCTCAGAAGTATAACTGGTCCGGCTATAGGAAGCTGTTTCAGATTGTACGAGATCTCGATCTCAAGCTGCAA GTGGTTATGTCTTTTCATGAATGTGGAGGCAATGTTGGCGATGATGTTCATATTCCGCTTCCAAAATGGATCATGGAAATTGGTAGTAAAAATCCCGATATTTTCTTCACGGATAGAGAGGGAAGACGCAACCATGAATGCCTCACTTGGGGAATTGACAAACAACGGGTTTTGGAAGGTAGAAATGCTCTTGAG gtttattttgattatatgaGAAGCTTCCGAGTAGAGTTCAATGAGTTCTTTGAGGATGGATTTATCTCTGAAATTGAAATAGGGCTTGGAGCATGTGGGGAGCTGCGGTATCCATCTTACCCGGCGAACCATGGCTGGGAATATCCTGGTATTGGTGAATTTCAG TGCTATGATAAATACTTGATGGAGAGTTTAGTAAAGGCAGCAGAGGCAAGGGGACACTTGATTTGGGGTAGAGCACCTAATAACGCAGGTTCCTATAACTCTAAACCACAAGATACTCGATTCTTTTGTGATGGAGGTGAATACAATAGTCTCTATGGTCGGTTCTTTCTAAAATGGTATTCTGGAGTCTTGGTTGACCATGCTGATCGAGTTTTGGCCATGGCAAATATTGCCTTTGAAGAGACGCCTATTGCAGTGAAG CTCTCAGGCATCCACTGGTGGTACAAAACTGCCAGTCATGCTGCAGAGTTAACTGCGGGTTTCTACAATCCTGCCAATCGCGATGGTTATGCTACTATAGCATCGGTACTGAAAAAGCACGAGGCTACTCTTAATTTTACATGTGTTGAGCTAAGAACATTGGATCAACACGAAGACTTTCCAGAGGCATTAGCAGATCCAGAAGGACTGGTGTGGCAG GTGCTAAATGCTGCTTGGGATGCCGACATACCAGTTGCAAGTGAAAATGCTCTTCCATGCTACGACAAAGAAGGCTACAACAAAATACTTGACATTGCAAAACCTTTTGGGGACTTAGATGGAAGACATTTATCTGCATTTACCTACCTTAGGCTAACCCCACAGTTGATGGAGGAACAAAATTTCATGGAGTTCGAGAGATTTGTCAAAAGATTGCATG GGGAATTTGTTGAAAACGTGCAACCTAATCATGAAGAGGAGACGGAAGAGGAAGTAACTGTAGATTAG